One Candidatus Methylomirabilota bacterium genomic region harbors:
- a CDS encoding ATP-binding protein, which translates to MREQKVVEKIQQALTNMQTYYEDLLGSLQDGLVVVDRELRVTSLNPAAEELLGISATMAHGKPLASLLGDSSPLIALVDRAFETGRAHAEHEASVVTSLGKVSVSAIASLLADQGGEARGGVLLLRDVTRIRELEDQVRRAERLTALGTLVTGIAHEIRNPLMGVRGAAQLIEAESSFPPSLKEYTDIIIREVDRLNSLLEGMLAFAQPSPPRVVECNVNQILEELLALEEPVLMRRDITVRRIYDPQVPLIAADPDQIRQVFLNLIRNGAEAMEGGGALTLETGYERRSPRCFGLSVAAVRVIDQGPGLSLEARQHLFDPFFTTKPKGTGLGLALCHRIVGDHRGTMEINNAEEGGCAVTILLPLATQ; encoded by the coding sequence GTGCGAGAACAAAAGGTAGTCGAAAAAATCCAGCAGGCCCTCACCAACATGCAAACCTATTACGAGGACCTCCTGGGGAGCCTGCAGGATGGGCTGGTCGTGGTCGACCGCGAACTGAGGGTCACCTCGCTTAACCCGGCAGCGGAAGAGCTGCTGGGGATCTCGGCCACCATGGCCCACGGCAAGCCTCTCGCGAGCCTTTTGGGGGATTCCTCTCCCCTCATCGCCCTCGTCGATCGCGCCTTTGAGACCGGGCGGGCTCATGCAGAGCACGAGGCCAGCGTGGTGACCTCTCTGGGAAAGGTCTCAGTGAGCGCCATCGCCTCCCTTTTGGCTGACCAAGGCGGAGAAGCCCGGGGGGGAGTCCTGCTCCTTCGGGACGTCACGCGGATTCGAGAGCTGGAAGATCAGGTCCGCCGGGCAGAGCGCCTCACGGCCCTGGGAACACTGGTCACAGGTATTGCCCATGAGATCCGTAATCCGCTGATGGGGGTCCGGGGAGCTGCACAGCTCATTGAGGCGGAGTCCTCTTTCCCTCCTTCCCTGAAGGAATATACCGACATCATCATCCGAGAAGTGGATAGGCTGAATTCGCTCCTGGAGGGGATGCTCGCCTTCGCCCAACCTAGCCCTCCACGCGTGGTGGAATGCAATGTCAATCAGATTCTAGAAGAGCTCCTGGCTCTCGAGGAGCCAGTACTGATGCGTCGAGACATCACGGTTCGCCGCATCTATGATCCCCAGGTTCCCCTCATCGCTGCCGATCCCGACCAGATCCGTCAGGTCTTTCTCAATCTCATCCGGAATGGGGCCGAGGCGATGGAGGGGGGAGGAGCGCTCACCTTAGAGACTGGGTATGAACGACGCTCTCCACGATGCTTTGGGCTGTCGGTGGCGGCGGTGAGAGTGATCGATCAAGGTCCTGGTCTCTCGCTCGAGGCCCGGCAACACCTCTTCGACCCCTTCTTTACCACCAAGCCAAAGGGGACCGGCCTCGGGCTGGCCCTCTGCCATCGGATTGTGGGGGATCACCGGGGAACCATGGAGATCAATAATGCGGAAGAGGGGGGATGCGCGGTTACCATCCTCCTTCCGCTCGCAACACAGTGA
- a CDS encoding sigma-54 dependent transcriptional regulator, producing the protein MSEVAKVKIVVADDEESVRWTLKKALERSGYAVYTVSDGKAAVDTAERVSADLVLMDIKMPTLDGLEALSLMRDRHPEAMVIVMTAFGSLQAAVEAMKRGAYDYITKPFDFEELTLLVRRALEVQSLTRELNRLKAQLKDRQELDEIVGTSPEMQGVFKLVGQVADSDATVLVEGESGTGKELIARAIHKNSPRHDGPFVTVNCAAIPKDLLESELFGHEKGAFTGALTTRRGKFELADGGTIFLDEIGEMDPALQTKILRIFEERRFERLGGEVPITTNVRIVAATNRDLQALVARGLFREDLFYRLNVVTIMLPPLRGRREDIPVLITHFLQLYARGDGKEISPEAIKCLLRYHWPGNVRELENAIKRACLLSRTRLILPEHLPESLQAATRPAGAEDVATPGGLTREVRAELRRVGDDKEGQLYEHVLALVERPLLQAALERAGGNQLKAAQLLGINRNTLRKRMKELGISGKRESSGDREAS; encoded by the coding sequence GTGTCGGAGGTCGCGAAAGTAAAAATTGTCGTGGCGGATGATGAAGAGAGTGTCCGCTGGACGTTGAAAAAGGCCCTGGAGCGCTCGGGGTACGCTGTCTACACGGTCTCGGATGGGAAGGCGGCAGTGGACACGGCCGAGCGGGTGAGCGCCGATCTCGTGCTCATGGACATCAAGATGCCTACCCTAGACGGGCTGGAGGCCCTCTCCCTGATGCGGGACCGCCATCCCGAAGCCATGGTGATCGTCATGACCGCCTTTGGGAGCCTTCAGGCGGCGGTCGAGGCCATGAAGCGGGGGGCGTACGACTATATCACCAAGCCCTTCGATTTTGAGGAGCTCACCCTGCTCGTCCGCAGGGCCTTAGAGGTTCAGAGTCTCACGCGCGAACTGAACCGGCTCAAGGCACAACTCAAGGACCGCCAGGAACTGGACGAGATCGTGGGAACGAGTCCTGAGATGCAAGGAGTGTTCAAGCTGGTCGGTCAGGTGGCCGACAGCGATGCGACCGTCCTTGTCGAGGGTGAAAGTGGAACCGGCAAGGAGCTCATTGCCCGGGCGATCCACAAGAATAGCCCGAGACATGATGGTCCCTTTGTGACGGTCAACTGTGCTGCCATCCCCAAAGATCTGCTCGAGAGCGAGCTCTTCGGCCACGAGAAAGGGGCTTTTACCGGGGCGTTGACCACCCGTCGGGGAAAATTCGAGCTGGCCGATGGGGGAACCATCTTTCTTGACGAGATCGGCGAGATGGACCCGGCGCTGCAGACAAAGATTCTCCGGATCTTCGAGGAGCGTCGCTTCGAGCGATTAGGGGGTGAGGTTCCCATCACCACGAACGTCCGGATTGTGGCCGCGACGAACCGAGACCTCCAGGCGTTGGTTGCACGAGGTCTCTTCCGGGAGGACCTGTTTTACCGGTTGAATGTAGTGACGATCATGCTCCCGCCGCTCCGCGGACGTCGCGAGGATATCCCAGTGCTGATTACCCATTTCCTTCAGCTTTATGCGAGAGGTGACGGCAAAGAAATCTCTCCGGAAGCCATCAAGTGCCTCCTCCGGTACCATTGGCCTGGCAATGTCCGGGAACTCGAGAATGCGATCAAGCGGGCCTGCCTTCTCTCGCGGACACGCCTCATTCTTCCGGAACATTTGCCTGAGTCCCTGCAGGCCGCTACCCGCCCTGCGGGGGCCGAGGATGTTGCAACCCCAGGTGGACTCACGCGCGAAGTGCGGGCAGAGTTAAGACGCGTTGGCGATGACAAAGAGGGACAGCTCTACGAACATGTCCTTGCGCTTGTGGAGCGACCCCTGCTACAGGCCGCCTTGGAGCGGGCAGGCGGGAATCAGCTGAAGGCCGCACAGCTGTTGGGGATCAACCGGAACACCCTACGAAAGCGGATGAAAGAGCTCGGGATCTCCGGGAAACGGGAATCCTCGGGCGATCGTGAAGCGTCCTGA
- a CDS encoding PCP reductase family protein, protein MGEREDDIQWTEESLQRVEKAPGFVRAGIYKLMRKRGKERGRKVITSEFLTEIRNESMLRVAKSIKGFGFEELSMDAFEVAKQKMRKLPRKVTVIEQIKTFLGERTQSNDMIIAKFTRYLQMMPEKGLPWSEEALSRVQKIPPFVREMARQTIEEEAKKRKEKIVTPEVVDHILTQFSQVPCPEGERADEATQTGTPRTEGPLQGITMPWTAEAEERLRRVPVPFIRRTIIQRVEAAAKAKGLEVVDLEAYEAGITEGR, encoded by the coding sequence ATGGGTGAGCGAGAAGACGATATCCAATGGACCGAGGAGAGCCTTCAGCGAGTGGAGAAGGCTCCCGGCTTTGTCCGTGCAGGGATCTACAAGCTCATGCGCAAACGGGGAAAGGAACGGGGGCGGAAGGTCATTACCTCGGAGTTTTTGACGGAGATTCGAAACGAGTCGATGCTCCGGGTGGCGAAGAGCATCAAGGGCTTCGGCTTCGAAGAGCTCAGCATGGATGCCTTTGAAGTGGCAAAGCAGAAGATGCGGAAGCTCCCCAGGAAGGTGACGGTCATCGAGCAAATCAAGACGTTCTTAGGTGAGAGAACGCAGAGCAATGACATGATCATTGCCAAGTTTACGCGTTACCTGCAGATGATGCCAGAGAAAGGGCTTCCCTGGTCTGAGGAAGCCTTATCACGGGTGCAGAAGATCCCTCCTTTTGTCCGAGAGATGGCCAGGCAAACGATCGAAGAGGAAGCGAAGAAACGGAAGGAAAAGATCGTCACCCCCGAGGTAGTCGACCATATTCTCACCCAGTTTTCACAGGTTCCCTGTCCCGAGGGTGAGAGGGCGGACGAAGCTACCCAGACGGGGACCCCCAGGACTGAAGGGCCGTTACAAGGGATCACGATGCCGTGGACGGCCGAGGCGGAGGAACGGCTGAGGAGAGTCCCGGTCCCCTTTATCCGCCGAACGATCATCCAGAGGGTGGAAGCAGCTGCCAAAGCGAAAGGCCTCGAAGTCGTTGACTTAGAGGCCTATGAAGCCGGTATCACCGAGGGGCGTTAA
- a CDS encoding PCP reductase family protein produces MKIQGVEGPDQGSLTVVFHCAQCAYQIALLTNPMETQMVKALDVQIGGNAPPAEPLGFTRSSLASQREGAILGGIQETVEAAKETGGCPFAAVVREAEGESVVWTEGAEQRLQRTPGFVRSSVKSAIEGFAKE; encoded by the coding sequence ATGAAGATCCAAGGAGTCGAGGGACCCGATCAGGGATCACTCACTGTGGTCTTTCACTGTGCACAGTGCGCCTATCAGATCGCCCTCCTCACCAATCCGATGGAAACGCAGATGGTCAAGGCGCTCGACGTCCAGATCGGCGGAAACGCCCCACCGGCAGAACCGCTCGGCTTCACCCGATCGAGCCTCGCCAGCCAGCGGGAGGGAGCCATTTTGGGCGGGATACAAGAGACCGTCGAGGCGGCCAAGGAAACTGGTGGCTGTCCTTTTGCCGCTGTGGTCAGAGAAGCCGAAGGTGAAAGTGTCGTCTGGACCGAGGGAGCGGAACAACGGCTCCAGCGTACCCCTGGCTTCGTCAGGTCGTCGGTGAAGAGTGCCATCGAGGGATTTGCAAAAGAGTAG
- the hemH gene encoding ferrochelatase, which produces MIGVLLMAYGTPRSLDEVEAYFTHIRRGRKPSEEEVEELKERYESIGGVSPLTEITESQAKRLQEMLDSKAPQRLRVYLAMKHSPPFIPHVVEQMIRDGIREMVALVLAPHESKMIIDDYMKYARDVLGSEPDVKVHVIRTWHLNDKYLSALRKRIQRELAAFPQPGPEQTMVLFTAHSLPEKILATKDPDPYPTRLEETAQALASHPPLPHWRRAYQSAGQTPFPWLGPDIVEVLEELKADGHSQVLVVPIGFVADHLEVLYDIDDEAQEKARELGLTLRRTESLNADPEFLEGLADEVLHATISISS; this is translated from the coding sequence ATGATCGGTGTGCTGCTCATGGCCTATGGAACACCGAGAAGTCTCGACGAGGTGGAGGCGTATTTCACCCACATCCGTCGAGGGCGCAAGCCCTCTGAGGAGGAGGTGGAGGAACTCAAGGAGCGGTATGAATCGATCGGCGGAGTGTCGCCCCTAACTGAAATCACGGAGTCGCAGGCCAAGAGGCTTCAGGAAATGCTGGATAGCAAGGCACCGCAACGCCTCCGAGTCTACCTCGCGATGAAACACTCCCCTCCCTTCATCCCCCATGTAGTCGAGCAGATGATCCGTGATGGCATCCGGGAGATGGTGGCCTTGGTCCTTGCACCCCACGAGTCCAAGATGATCATCGACGATTACATGAAGTATGCAAGAGACGTCCTGGGATCTGAACCGGACGTGAAAGTCCACGTCATCCGGACCTGGCACCTGAACGACAAGTACCTCTCGGCCTTACGAAAAAGAATTCAGCGGGAACTCGCGGCCTTTCCCCAGCCGGGTCCAGAGCAGACCATGGTGCTCTTTACCGCCCACAGCCTGCCCGAGAAGATTCTTGCGACGAAAGATCCCGATCCCTATCCCACCCGGCTCGAGGAAACAGCCCAGGCCCTGGCGTCGCACCCTCCCCTTCCCCATTGGCGCCGCGCCTATCAAAGTGCAGGGCAGACGCCGTTTCCTTGGCTGGGTCCCGACATCGTAGAGGTCCTGGAAGAGCTCAAAGCAGACGGGCATTCCCAGGTCCTCGTGGTCCCCATCGGCTTTGTGGCCGATCACCTCGAAGTCTTGTACGACATTGACGACGAGGCCCAGGAGAAAGCCCGAGAGCTGGGGCTCACTCTTCGCCGGACCGAGTCCCTCAACGCGGATCCCGAGTTCCTGGAGGGATTGGCGGACGAGGTGCTCCACGCGACCATCTCCATATCCAGCTAA
- the hemE gene encoding uroporphyrinogen decarboxylase, whose amino-acid sequence MRDRILKAARCEPVDTTPIWIMRQAGRYLPEYQEIRKKYSMEEICRTPELTVEVTLQPLRRFDLDAAILYSDLLVPLWGMGIAFDLVEGKGPVLQKVLTPSELAALPPLDLSALEFTFNAIRILRRELDRPLIGFTGGPFTFASYLIEGKPSRDYPQTRAFVHAYPREWKALMQRLAENLSRYLRAKIEAGVQMVQVFDSWVGVLSPEDFRESVKPYLIEQLEQVGNDVPRIYFSTASSHLFPEFVTLPAEVLGVDWRVSLTQTRGIFDDTFALQGNLDPSLLLGTEEEMFLKTAKIVEEGQALAGHIFNLGHGILPPTPPEQVDRLVDFVHTKGKRR is encoded by the coding sequence ATGCGTGACCGAATATTGAAGGCCGCCCGGTGCGAACCCGTGGACACCACGCCCATCTGGATCATGCGTCAGGCGGGCCGGTACCTCCCCGAGTACCAAGAGATCCGGAAAAAATATTCCATGGAGGAGATCTGTCGAACACCGGAGCTCACGGTGGAGGTTACGCTCCAACCGCTCCGGCGCTTCGATCTGGACGCAGCCATTCTCTACTCGGATCTCCTCGTCCCATTGTGGGGAATGGGAATTGCCTTTGACCTCGTCGAAGGGAAAGGCCCTGTCTTGCAGAAGGTTCTCACCCCATCTGAGCTGGCGGCTCTGCCCCCTTTAGATCTTTCCGCCCTGGAATTTACGTTCAATGCCATCCGTATCCTTCGGCGGGAGCTGGATCGTCCGTTGATCGGATTTACGGGGGGGCCTTTTACCTTCGCATCCTACTTGATCGAGGGGAAACCCTCGCGGGACTATCCCCAGACCCGGGCTTTTGTCCATGCCTACCCTCGCGAGTGGAAGGCGCTGATGCAGCGGCTCGCCGAGAACCTGTCCCGCTACCTCAGGGCCAAAATCGAAGCCGGGGTGCAGATGGTCCAAGTCTTCGACTCGTGGGTGGGAGTCCTTTCGCCGGAGGATTTCCGGGAATCGGTGAAACCCTACTTGATAGAACAGCTCGAGCAGGTGGGAAATGACGTGCCCCGGATCTATTTCAGCACCGCAAGTTCTCACCTCTTCCCGGAGTTCGTCACCTTGCCGGCGGAGGTATTGGGGGTGGACTGGCGCGTTTCTCTGACTCAGACACGGGGAATTTTTGATGACACGTTCGCTCTGCAAGGGAATCTGGATCCCAGCCTGCTCCTCGGTACCGAGGAGGAGATGTTCCTTAAGACGGCCAAGATTGTGGAGGAGGGACAGGCCCTTGCCGGACACATCTTTAACCTGGGGCACGGCATACTTCCCCCAACCCCGCCTGAGCAAGTGGACCGTCTGGTCGATTTCGTGCACACAAAGGGAAAGCGACGATGA
- a CDS encoding pyridoxamine 5'-phosphate oxidase family protein: MSQDPARLREICFSLLEENRIMTLATFGEEGPWAAPVIYAWETHSTSISLYFMSRLSTRHVKNLLETPHVAAAIHPNETRPLRGLQAEGKVEMLRGKEALRVIRFYLRRFPLAKRRFSIRAVLEESLDLRFFRFSPERIFILSEEDFGWGNRYLLELPTGAVSQATGWE; the protein is encoded by the coding sequence ATGTCTCAGGATCCCGCACGACTTCGTGAGATCTGTTTCTCCCTCCTCGAAGAGAACCGGATCATGACCTTGGCCACCTTCGGGGAGGAAGGTCCATGGGCGGCACCGGTTATTTACGCGTGGGAAACGCATTCCACATCGATTTCCCTTTATTTTATGTCTCGACTCTCCACCCGCCATGTCAAGAATCTCTTAGAAACACCCCATGTGGCTGCCGCCATTCATCCGAATGAAACCCGACCTCTTCGAGGTCTTCAGGCAGAAGGCAAGGTGGAAATGCTTCGGGGGAAAGAGGCCCTGCGTGTCATCAGGTTTTACCTCCGTCGGTTCCCCCTGGCCAAGAGGCGCTTTTCCATTCGCGCAGTCTTGGAGGAAAGCCTCGACCTCCGGTTCTTTCGATTCTCGCCAGAGCGGATCTTTATTCTTTCGGAGGAAGACTTCGGGTGGGGAAACCGCTACCTTCTTGAACTTCCCACCGGTGCGGTCTCCCAGGCGACGGGATGGGAGTAA
- a CDS encoding chlorite dismutase family protein: protein MGELKVHGFLYYRVPRGLRTREVRKKVHDAAEEVQKLPGVVALYPYSLVGLRASADVGFWVAAEHIEAYQSVGSRFLQTNLELAASLWGFLRPSQYTGQSGISVEVPGKRKRFLVVYPFIKTHDWYQLSTDDRRALMKDHARVGHSFKEIEQLLVYCTGIADSEFVVGYEMDDLLHFSELVMALRSTEGRPYTRRDTPIYTGRFGSLQEVLQEVFGEED from the coding sequence ATGGGCGAGCTAAAGGTGCACGGGTTTCTCTACTACCGGGTTCCCCGAGGGTTGCGGACCCGCGAGGTAAGAAAGAAGGTTCACGACGCGGCGGAGGAAGTGCAGAAACTTCCCGGAGTGGTGGCGCTCTACCCGTATAGCCTTGTCGGGCTTCGAGCCTCGGCAGATGTCGGTTTCTGGGTGGCGGCGGAGCACATCGAGGCCTATCAGAGTGTAGGAAGCCGGTTTCTCCAGACCAATCTCGAACTCGCGGCGAGTCTCTGGGGTTTTTTGCGTCCTTCACAGTACACCGGCCAGAGCGGAATCAGCGTGGAAGTCCCGGGGAAACGAAAGCGGTTTCTGGTGGTGTATCCTTTTATTAAGACCCACGACTGGTACCAGCTTTCGACCGATGATCGCCGGGCTCTGATGAAGGACCATGCTCGGGTGGGACACTCGTTCAAGGAGATCGAGCAACTGCTCGTGTACTGCACCGGCATCGCCGACTCGGAGTTTGTGGTGGGGTACGAAATGGATGATCTCTTACACTTTTCCGAACTGGTGATGGCACTCCGGAGTACAGAGGGCCGGCCTTACACCCGCCGGGACACCCCGATCTACACTGGGCGGTTCGGCTCGTTGCAGGAAGTGCTGCAGGAGGTCTTCGGGGAGGAGGATTGA
- a CDS encoding CBS domain-containing protein — MLDVSFAKAADLMVRNKIGCLPVLDGEALVGMITESDILRAVADKEAVFEAPLSRGKE, encoded by the coding sequence GTGCTGGATGTGTCATTTGCCAAGGCGGCGGACCTGATGGTCAGGAACAAGATTGGCTGCTTGCCGGTGCTGGACGGGGAGGCCTTGGTGGGGATGATTACCGAGAGCGACATCCTGCGTGCCGTGGCCGATAAGGAAGCCGTATTCGAGGCTCCGCTTTCGCGAGGGAAGGAGTGA
- a CDS encoding universal stress protein, producing the protein MHILVATDGSAESGAAVRFGAVLAQRLAGTLTLLHVVLPSQERGEGEAVLRSAQASAAECGVQGTTRLEVGDPVEAIVGARREIGADMLVVGTHGKRGLTRVLLGSVAESLYKSAPFPVAVVRKFEKAAAEIGPLLAPVDFSEGATHAARAAAHLARKLGVRLALIHVLSEVVPPKGEEDPEAMRQAALAVRRDAETRLQSLIETLGLGPKQIEYSLVTGVDSAEIDHVAGEIRAGCIVMGTRGFTGLPRVLLGSVTDQVLQQAPCPVLIVPSWTPTGGGWWGEME; encoded by the coding sequence ATGCATATTCTCGTGGCGACGGACGGGTCGGCAGAATCTGGCGCGGCTGTCCGCTTCGGTGCAGTGCTGGCTCAACGGTTGGCTGGCACGCTCACCCTGTTACACGTTGTGCTTCCTTCGCAGGAACGCGGGGAAGGCGAGGCAGTCCTTCGGTCTGCCCAGGCGTCGGCCGCGGAGTGCGGGGTGCAGGGGACCACCCGTCTAGAGGTTGGTGACCCGGTCGAGGCCATCGTCGGAGCGAGACGCGAGATCGGAGCCGACATGCTCGTGGTGGGAACCCATGGCAAGAGAGGGCTGACTCGCGTGCTGCTGGGAAGTGTTGCGGAGAGCCTGTACAAGAGTGCCCCCTTTCCGGTGGCCGTCGTCCGGAAATTTGAGAAAGCCGCAGCAGAGATTGGTCCGCTCCTGGCTCCGGTGGACTTTTCCGAGGGGGCGACCCATGCGGCCCGGGCCGCTGCGCATCTCGCGCGAAAGCTCGGTGTCCGCCTTGCGCTCATCCATGTCCTGTCCGAGGTCGTCCCTCCCAAGGGGGAAGAAGACCCTGAGGCCATGCGACAAGCAGCGCTTGCGGTGCGTCGAGACGCCGAGACGCGGCTGCAATCCTTAATCGAAACCCTCGGTCTCGGCCCCAAGCAGATTGAATATTCCCTTGTCACCGGCGTGGATTCTGCCGAGATCGATCACGTGGCCGGAGAGATACGCGCAGGCTGTATCGTCATGGGGACGCGTGGGTTTACCGGCCTGCCGCGGGTCCTTTTGGGGAGCGTGACCGACCAGGTCCTGCAGCAGGCGCCGTGCCCTGTGTTGATCGTTCCCTCATGGACACCCACGGGCGGCGGATGGTGGGGAGAGATGGAATAG
- a CDS encoding heavy metal translocating P-type ATPase, which translates to MTRQVEIPLAIAPKDVACGELLRQALLDHRGVVSAAWNPARQVLTLEYLPERISLAQVEDVAEAVGARLGKRYEHCTLRLAGMNCTECALSLERDLKRVPGVPWLVVDFPGSVVRAEVEADGTRAQLERRIAELGFAPRVAMEKDAGASGRRRMTILTAVCLGALATGSLLGFVPGVPWIAQVAFFVVAYAAGGYYSTRNAIAALRERTVDVNLLMVTAALGAAGIDHWQEGAILMFLFSLSNTLESYAMARTRRAIVSLMELSPEEARVRRDGEEVRIPVANLQVGDLVVVGPAERIPVDGQVIVGRSGVDESSLTGESVPVEKGPGNPVYAGSLNQQGVLEVRMTRPASESTLARVIRLVEEAQSQKAETQHLTDWIGRYYTVAVLGAAVLFLLATPLFLGWTFTASLYRTMVLLVVASPCALVISIPAATLSAIAGGAREGILFKGGVTLEQAAGVRVVALDKTGTLTEGRPRVTDVIPLGEEDGETILALAAAVEIRSEHHLGRAVVDAAQARGVPIIPADEVETFPGRGIRGIVGGRRIWVGSPGLMRETSEPLDAAVASHVQALESQGKTVVVVGAEAPVGLIVVADTVRPGARQVVESLRRQGVTQLVMLTGDNGRVAKAVAAEVGISEWRATLLPEHKVTAVRELIATRGPVAMLGDGVNDAPALAAATVGMAMGGAGTDVALETADIVLMADDLTKLPRALELSRRCRRVILQNLAFAGCVIVGLVASTLVGWMTLPLGVVGHEGSTLLVVANGLRLLRQPTM; encoded by the coding sequence ATGACGCGGCAGGTGGAGATTCCGCTCGCTATCGCACCGAAAGATGTGGCCTGTGGTGAGCTTTTGCGGCAGGCGCTGCTGGACCATCGAGGCGTGGTTTCGGCGGCCTGGAATCCAGCACGGCAGGTCCTGACCCTGGAGTATCTTCCAGAACGGATCTCACTGGCACAGGTCGAAGACGTGGCAGAGGCGGTCGGCGCCAGGCTGGGGAAGCGGTACGAACACTGCACACTTCGTCTCGCCGGCATGAACTGCACCGAGTGCGCTCTCTCACTCGAACGAGACCTTAAGCGGGTCCCGGGCGTGCCGTGGCTTGTTGTCGATTTTCCGGGTTCGGTTGTCCGGGCCGAGGTCGAGGCAGACGGGACCCGCGCCCAGCTGGAGCGGCGGATCGCGGAACTCGGCTTTGCGCCGAGGGTCGCCATGGAGAAGGACGCCGGGGCCTCAGGGCGACGGCGGATGACGATCTTGACCGCCGTGTGCCTGGGCGCCCTGGCAACGGGCTCACTCCTCGGGTTTGTCCCTGGAGTTCCCTGGATCGCTCAGGTGGCCTTTTTCGTTGTGGCATACGCGGCCGGCGGATATTACAGCACTAGGAACGCCATCGCAGCCCTGCGGGAAAGGACGGTAGACGTCAACCTCCTCATGGTGACGGCGGCCCTTGGAGCCGCCGGAATCGACCACTGGCAGGAGGGGGCGATCCTGATGTTTCTCTTCTCCCTCTCGAACACGCTGGAGTCGTACGCGATGGCCCGGACGCGTCGGGCCATTGTGAGCTTGATGGAGCTGAGTCCAGAAGAGGCCCGCGTCCGGCGAGACGGCGAAGAGGTCCGGATTCCGGTTGCCAACCTCCAGGTGGGTGACCTGGTGGTCGTCGGGCCCGCGGAACGGATCCCGGTCGATGGCCAAGTGATCGTGGGGCGGTCAGGGGTCGATGAATCTTCGCTCACGGGCGAATCTGTGCCGGTCGAAAAGGGACCGGGTAATCCGGTGTATGCGGGCTCCCTCAATCAGCAGGGAGTCTTAGAGGTGCGGATGACTCGTCCGGCCTCCGAGAGCACCCTCGCACGAGTGATCCGTCTCGTGGAGGAGGCCCAAAGCCAGAAAGCTGAGACACAGCATCTGACCGATTGGATCGGCCGGTACTATACAGTGGCGGTGCTTGGGGCTGCGGTCCTTTTCCTCTTGGCCACCCCGCTCTTCCTCGGCTGGACCTTCACGGCATCCCTCTACCGGACCATGGTTCTCCTCGTGGTGGCGTCCCCGTGTGCCCTGGTGATCTCCATCCCAGCCGCAACTCTTTCCGCGATTGCCGGTGGGGCCCGTGAGGGGATCCTCTTCAAGGGGGGCGTGACCCTCGAGCAAGCGGCGGGCGTCCGGGTTGTGGCGCTCGATAAGACCGGGACCCTGACCGAAGGACGGCCCCGGGTGACAGACGTCATTCCGCTTGGAGAGGAAGACGGCGAAACGATTTTGGCCCTGGCCGCCGCGGTCGAGATCCGTTCGGAACATCATCTCGGTCGGGCGGTGGTCGACGCGGCACAGGCGCGCGGGGTGCCAATCATTCCGGCTGACGAGGTCGAGACCTTTCCGGGACGCGGGATTCGCGGGATCGTCGGAGGGCGGCGCATCTGGGTGGGAAGCCCGGGCCTGATGCGGGAAACGAGCGAGCCGCTCGATGCCGCGGTTGCGTCCCATGTGCAGGCCCTAGAGTCTCAGGGAAAGACCGTTGTTGTCGTTGGAGCGGAAGCCCCGGTGGGTTTGATCGTGGTCGCCGACACGGTCAGACCGGGCGCGAGGCAGGTGGTAGAGAGTCTGAGACGTCAAGGGGTCACCCAACTGGTGATGCTCACCGGCGACAATGGACGGGTGGCAAAGGCGGTCGCCGCAGAGGTTGGGATTTCGGAATGGCGGGCCACGCTCCTGCCGGAGCACAAGGTGACGGCTGTGCGGGAACTCATCGCGACACGCGGTCCAGTGGCAATGTTGGGGGATGGTGTGAACGATGCGCCGGCACTGGCCGCAGCCACTGTGGGTATGGCGATGGGAGGGGCAGGGACCGACGTCGCACTCGAGACGGCGGACATCGTCCTGATGGCTGACGACCTCACGAAGCTCCCGCGGGCGCTGGAGCTCAGCCGGCGATGCCGCCGCGTGATCCTGCAAAACCTCGCCTTCGCGGGATGCGTGATTGTCGGACTGGTCGCCTCGACCCTCGTCGGCTGGATGACCCTCCCCCTCGGGGTCGTAGGGCACGAAGGAAGCACGCTACTCGTTGTGGCGAATGGCCTCCGACTCTTGCGACAGCCCACCATGTGA